The following are from one region of the Simiduia agarivorans SA1 = DSM 21679 genome:
- a CDS encoding UbiH/UbiF/VisC/COQ6 family ubiquinone biosynthesis hydroxylase: protein MTETNRRNADIAVVGAGLVGALFALLHARRHPQQQVLLLEAGADTAHFDAGGFDPRVVALTQASVNLLDEAGIWQKVLTARACAYTAMDVWDAEGTGDIQFFADDVHQPQLGFIVENSLLLSHLHQAISYTPNIQLQLNARVKQLLLPAADANGDATLLLASGETLRVQLIVAADGARSSLRELAGLATREWDYGHDAIVTTIRTQKPHDFVARQRFMRSGPLAFLPLQASAQAAAQEFHCSIVWSAETPLAKQLMQLGDDEFCDSLTRASEACLGQVVHADKRFAIPLRQRHAVDYIRPGFALIGDAAHTIHPLAGQGVNLGIKDVAALLTELDRASARGLALGHGATLRRYQRARKADNLATMAAMEGFKQLFGADHHLLRWLRNEGLKLANRSGLVKREMIKQAMGL, encoded by the coding sequence ATGACCGAAACTAATAGGCGAAATGCCGATATTGCCGTGGTGGGTGCGGGCCTCGTGGGTGCGCTGTTCGCATTGCTGCACGCGCGCCGGCATCCGCAGCAACAGGTGCTGTTGTTGGAAGCGGGGGCGGATACCGCGCACTTTGATGCCGGCGGCTTTGACCCCCGGGTGGTGGCGCTGACGCAAGCGTCGGTGAATTTATTGGACGAGGCCGGCATCTGGCAGAAAGTGCTGACCGCGCGCGCCTGCGCCTATACCGCCATGGATGTGTGGGATGCCGAAGGCACCGGCGACATCCAGTTTTTTGCCGACGATGTGCATCAGCCGCAGCTGGGTTTTATTGTGGAAAACAGCCTGTTGTTATCGCACCTGCATCAGGCCATAAGCTATACGCCCAATATCCAACTGCAATTAAACGCGCGGGTAAAACAGCTGTTGTTGCCTGCGGCGGATGCAAACGGTGATGCGACTTTGTTGCTGGCATCGGGTGAAACGCTCCGCGTGCAATTGATTGTGGCCGCCGATGGTGCCCGCTCAAGTCTGCGTGAATTGGCTGGCCTTGCCACGCGCGAATGGGATTACGGTCACGACGCCATCGTAACCACCATCCGCACGCAAAAACCGCACGACTTTGTGGCGCGTCAACGCTTTATGCGCTCGGGGCCGTTGGCGTTTCTGCCGTTACAAGCCAGTGCGCAGGCGGCCGCGCAAGAATTTCATTGTTCGATTGTCTGGTCGGCAGAAACCCCTTTGGCCAAACAGCTGATGCAACTCGGTGATGACGAATTTTGTGATTCACTCACGCGCGCGTCCGAGGCGTGTTTAGGTCAGGTAGTGCACGCCGACAAACGGTTTGCCATTCCCTTGCGCCAGCGCCACGCCGTGGATTATATCCGGCCGGGTTTTGCCCTGATTGGCGACGCGGCACACACCATTCACCCGCTCGCTGGCCAGGGCGTGAACCTGGGTATCAAAGATGTGGCGGCATTATTAACTGAATTGGATCGCGCGTCTGCACGCGGTCTGGCGCTTGGCCATGGCGCCACGCTGCGCCGTTACCAGCGCGCCCGCAAGGCCGACAATCTGGCTACCATGGCGGCGATGGAAGGCTTCAAACAATTATTCGGTGCCGATCATCACTTGTTGCGCTGGTTGCGCAATGAAGGATTGAAGCTGGCAAACCGTTCCGGCCTCGTGAAGCGGGAAATGATTAAACAGGCAATGGGATTGTGA
- a CDS encoding PliI family lysozyme inhibitor of I-type lysozyme, translating into MMKYAQAVLVTFMLGACTANVDLDCDAAETLSREWGEGLTAVVAEGEGEPRSVGSYSVRVYEARNGENDRDFFVTGLIFARDGFLVDLDLVDIDGDQNPDLIVSFESAGSGSYLTAHAWRLLDNKLSSVAMVEGLAPGTDVTQALIAQVASLNALEPE; encoded by the coding sequence ATGATGAAATATGCACAGGCTGTGTTGGTTACGTTCATGCTGGGTGCCTGTACGGCCAATGTGGACCTGGACTGCGATGCGGCAGAAACCCTGTCGCGCGAATGGGGCGAGGGCCTGACGGCGGTGGTAGCGGAAGGCGAAGGGGAACCGCGCAGTGTGGGAAGCTACAGCGTACGCGTGTATGAAGCTAGAAATGGCGAAAACGATCGCGACTTTTTTGTCACCGGCCTGATCTTCGCGCGCGACGGGTTTTTAGTGGATCTGGATCTCGTGGATATCGACGGCGACCAGAACCCGGATCTGATTGTGAGTTTTGAAAGCGCCGGTTCCGGCAGCTACCTCACCGCCCACGCCTGGCGCCTGTTGGACAATAAACTCAGCTCGGTCGCCATGGTCGAAGGCTTGGCGCCCGGCACCGACGTCACCCAGGCACTGATCGCGCAAGTGGCGTCCCTGAATGCGCTGGAACCTGAATAA
- a CDS encoding GNAT family N-acetyltransferase, whose translation MSLDIQLVDYHNAQQAADLVALLNAYARDPMGGGEALSDYTQQHLIEQLRATPNALSLIAYLDNEAVGLLNAFQSLSTFAAKPLFNIHDLAVTPSARGQGVASALMGKLENIARARGACKITLEVLSGNLTAKALYERQGFKSYQLDPAMGQAEFLQKYL comes from the coding sequence ATGAGTCTCGATATACAACTAGTTGATTACCACAACGCACAACAGGCCGCCGATCTGGTTGCCCTGCTCAATGCTTATGCCCGGGATCCGATGGGTGGCGGTGAAGCGTTGAGCGATTACACCCAGCAGCATCTGATTGAGCAGTTACGCGCGACGCCCAATGCACTCAGTCTGATTGCCTACCTCGACAACGAAGCCGTGGGCCTGCTCAACGCATTCCAGTCCCTGTCAACGTTTGCCGCCAAACCCCTGTTCAATATCCACGACCTGGCGGTGACACCCTCGGCCCGGGGCCAGGGCGTTGCCAGCGCGCTGATGGGCAAACTCGAAAATATCGCCCGCGCTCGCGGCGCCTGCAAAATCACGCTCGAAGTACTGAGCGGTAACCTCACGGCCAAAGCGCTGTATGAACGGCAAGGTTTTAAAAGCTACCAGCTGGACCCTGCTATGGGTCAGGCCGAGTTTTTGCAGAAATACCTGTAG
- a CDS encoding helix-turn-helix transcriptional regulator — protein MIVKKLREQRSWSQEQLAQMAGVSLRTIQRVEAGNKASLETLKSLAAVFEVEITKLTEEIIVIDKDSTTWQAEPWYIRFFLYGICRRSHMLAIEVIALVAGIVLLFLGAEPLSVALPLLAAYSNAKLLAYIDQRAHW, from the coding sequence ATGATTGTGAAAAAACTGAGAGAGCAACGTTCCTGGTCACAGGAGCAACTGGCTCAGATGGCAGGTGTAAGCCTGCGCACCATTCAGCGGGTAGAGGCGGGCAACAAAGCCAGCCTGGAAACCCTCAAAAGCCTCGCCGCCGTGTTTGAAGTTGAGATCACCAAACTGACGGAGGAAATCATCGTGATCGATAAAGATTCAACCACCTGGCAAGCGGAACCCTGGTATATCCGGTTTTTTCTGTACGGCATATGCCGCCGCAGCCATATGTTGGCCATCGAGGTCATTGCGCTGGTGGCGGGTATCGTATTGTTGTTCCTGGGTGCCGAGCCCTTGTCGGTGGCCTTGCCACTGTTGGCCGCCTATTCCAATGCCAAGCTGTTGGCCTATATCGACCAGCGCGCGCACTGGTGA
- a CDS encoding superinfection immunity protein, whose protein sequence is MDFITTLTADAGPLGWAVLIPGVVLLWFLPALLALAFNPSQARLIALACVPAGLSFVAWGALFVWAITGRVADRFLQRTTR, encoded by the coding sequence ATGGATTTTATTACCACTTTGACGGCGGACGCCGGTCCGCTAGGGTGGGCTGTGTTAATTCCAGGCGTGGTACTGCTCTGGTTTTTGCCGGCGTTGCTGGCCCTGGCTTTTAATCCCAGTCAGGCCAGGCTCATCGCGCTGGCCTGTGTGCCGGCGGGACTTTCCTTTGTGGCCTGGGGTGCACTGTTCGTGTGGGCGATCACCGGGCGAGTGGCTGACCGCTTCCTGCAGCGCACCACACGCTGA
- a CDS encoding OsmC family protein, translating to MNAQEPFSISLKLLDGYRFEVDFGDAGTLLTDEPEPLGANSGPNPARLLAAAAANCLAASLTFAIRKFKEDPGQVSATVEGYLARQDGRWRVDHLDVNLQLGVDAGDIPHLERALSQFENFCVVTQSVRQGFAVNVSVFDANGVAVHTG from the coding sequence ATGAACGCGCAGGAACCTTTCAGTATTTCCCTGAAACTGCTCGATGGCTATCGGTTCGAGGTGGACTTTGGCGATGCCGGCACGCTGCTGACAGATGAACCCGAACCCCTGGGTGCGAACAGCGGACCCAATCCCGCCCGCTTGCTGGCAGCGGCGGCAGCCAATTGCCTGGCCGCCAGCCTCACGTTTGCGATCAGGAAATTCAAAGAAGACCCTGGACAGGTCAGCGCGACAGTCGAGGGCTACCTTGCACGCCAGGATGGTCGCTGGCGGGTGGATCATCTGGATGTGAATCTGCAGTTGGGCGTCGATGCAGGCGATATTCCGCACCTGGAACGGGCGCTGTCGCAATTTGAGAACTTCTGTGTGGTCACCCAGAGCGTGCGTCAGGGTTTTGCCGTGAATGTGTCCGTGTTTGATGCCAATGGCGTTGCGGTACACACCGGCTGA
- a CDS encoding VOC family protein, which translates to MKLNAIHHVAIICSDYARSKYFYTALLGLHIVAENYRPNRQSYKLDLALPDGVQIELFSFPNPPARVSRPEARGLRHLAFSVASLADAVAHLEAAGVTVEPIRVDEFTGKRFTFFQDPDGLPLELYEQ; encoded by the coding sequence ATGAAATTGAACGCGATTCATCATGTCGCCATTATTTGCTCGGATTATGCGCGCTCAAAGTATTTCTATACAGCGTTGTTGGGTTTGCACATAGTGGCTGAAAATTATCGGCCCAACCGGCAATCCTACAAATTGGATCTCGCGCTGCCCGATGGCGTTCAGATCGAACTTTTTTCCTTTCCCAACCCGCCGGCGAGAGTGAGTCGGCCAGAGGCGCGGGGATTGCGGCATCTGGCCTTCAGTGTTGCATCACTTGCTGACGCTGTTGCGCATTTGGAAGCGGCGGGGGTAACAGTTGAACCCATTCGGGTGGATGAATTCACCGGCAAGCGCTTTACGTTTTTTCAGGACCCGGATGGCTTGCCGTTGGAACTCTATGAACAGTAG
- a CDS encoding acyltransferase: MRKNNRPYALKWLSNRIVRFYTRHFLKPQFDTCGRGLQVVSPWSVSVFGSRIHLGRCVHIISARNNPVQFTCWSGKQSQGEIHVGDNVLISPGARIASNVGIRIGDNSMLAANVYISDSDWHGLYNRTRPFRCSKPVTLGNNVWIGDSAIVCKGVTIGDNSVVGAGSVVAKDVPANVVVAGNPAKVVKSLNPNRKMLTRASLFRNPEHYYRNQDQLDKYVMGDNGWWNWLRSVFFPNQRD, encoded by the coding sequence ATGCGCAAAAACAATCGACCCTATGCATTGAAGTGGCTGAGTAACCGGATTGTCCGGTTTTACACCCGCCATTTTCTCAAACCCCAATTTGATACTTGTGGCCGGGGCTTGCAGGTCGTTTCGCCCTGGAGTGTGAGTGTGTTTGGCAGCCGTATTCATCTGGGCCGCTGTGTGCACATCATTTCCGCGCGCAATAATCCGGTGCAGTTCACTTGCTGGTCAGGCAAACAAAGTCAGGGTGAAATTCACGTTGGCGACAACGTATTGATCTCGCCCGGTGCGCGCATCGCTTCCAACGTGGGTATTCGCATCGGCGACAACAGCATGCTGGCTGCCAATGTTTACATCTCAGACTCCGATTGGCACGGCCTGTATAACCGCACCCGACCGTTCCGCTGCTCCAAACCGGTCACGCTTGGCAACAACGTCTGGATCGGTGACAGCGCCATCGTCTGTAAAGGTGTAACCATTGGCGACAACAGCGTGGTGGGTGCCGGCAGTGTGGTTGCCAAGGACGTGCCCGCCAATGTGGTCGTGGCCGGCAACCCTGCCAAGGTAGTCAAATCACTCAACCCCAACCGCAAAATGCTCACACGCGCCTCATTGTTCCGGAACCCGGAGCACTACTACCGGAATCAGGATCAGCTCGATAAATACGTCATGGGCGACAACGGCTGGTGGAATTGGCTGCGGTCTGTGTTTTTCCCGAATCAGCGTGACTGA
- a CDS encoding S9 family peptidase: protein MLSLPRLLAAGLFTSQLMMVASSHAAPMALDDVFDLEYVSQTQISKDGKTVYFVRNYMDINADRQRSNLWAADTRSGEIAPLTTGLGNDRSPVLSPNGDRLAYIASGKDGSQIYVRWLDSGQTARLSQLDQGAGNLTWSPDGSQLFFTQFVKVPAKPAVSLPGKPEKADWAKPPVLVDQTYYRADGAGFLSPGYDQIFVMDANGGRARQLTHAKLDHNGPLSVSPDGKTLYFSATPAPETDVLNSEVYRLDLATGESQAITNRQGPDQHPRLSPDGKRIAYLGFDDQKRLYEVTRLTIKDLASGTVTTLTADLERDIGDYHWRDDGKGLYISYDDQGESVIAWQPLKGKRTQLTRELGGTSLGRPYASGHFSVRDDLVAFSHSDSQRPAELALLEGKKQRLLTQLNDDFLARVSTGKAESFTVKSSVDGLPIQGWIVYPPTFDASKKYPLMLEIHGGPVANYGPRFAAEMQLFAAAGYVVVYLNPRGSDSYGPEFVNQIHHNYPSHDYDDLMDGVDAVIARGFIDEKKLFVTGGSGGGVLTAWIVGHTDRFAAAVAAKPVINWFSFTLTADFYPYFTRYWFAKKPWEDIAHYMARSPISHVGKVKTPTMLLTGEADYRTPMSETEQYYQALKLAGVDTAMVRIPEAGHSIAARPSNLMNKVAYILWWFEQYGGPNFGSDKPDTETTAN, encoded by the coding sequence ATGCTTTCACTGCCACGCCTGCTGGCCGCCGGCCTGTTTACCAGCCAATTGATGATGGTTGCCAGTTCTCACGCTGCGCCTATGGCGCTGGATGATGTGTTTGACCTGGAATACGTCAGCCAGACCCAGATCAGCAAAGACGGCAAAACCGTCTACTTTGTACGCAACTACATGGACATCAACGCCGACCGCCAACGCAGCAACCTGTGGGCGGCGGATACGCGCAGTGGCGAGATAGCGCCGCTGACCACAGGCCTTGGCAACGACCGCTCGCCGGTCCTCTCACCCAATGGCGACCGGCTCGCCTACATCGCAAGCGGCAAAGACGGCAGCCAGATCTATGTGCGCTGGCTCGATAGCGGCCAGACCGCGCGCCTGTCCCAACTCGATCAGGGCGCCGGCAACCTCACCTGGTCGCCCGATGGCAGCCAACTGTTTTTCACCCAGTTCGTGAAAGTGCCTGCCAAACCTGCTGTCAGTTTGCCCGGCAAGCCGGAAAAAGCCGACTGGGCCAAGCCGCCGGTGCTGGTGGACCAGACTTACTACCGCGCCGATGGCGCCGGTTTTCTGAGCCCCGGTTATGACCAGATCTTTGTGATGGATGCCAATGGCGGCCGCGCGCGTCAACTGACCCACGCCAAGCTGGACCACAATGGCCCACTGAGTGTGAGCCCCGATGGAAAAACACTCTATTTTTCCGCCACGCCCGCACCGGAAACCGATGTGCTGAACAGCGAGGTGTACCGCCTCGATCTCGCCACAGGTGAAAGCCAGGCGATCACCAATCGCCAAGGGCCAGACCAACACCCGCGTCTGTCACCCGATGGCAAACGCATTGCCTATCTGGGTTTTGATGACCAGAAAAGACTCTATGAAGTGACCCGTTTGACCATCAAGGACCTGGCGTCCGGCACAGTCACCACACTGACCGCCGATCTGGAACGCGATATTGGCGACTACCACTGGCGCGACGACGGCAAGGGGCTGTATATCAGTTACGACGATCAGGGCGAGTCGGTCATTGCCTGGCAACCGCTGAAAGGCAAGCGCACTCAGCTTACCCGCGAACTGGGCGGCACCAGCCTCGGCCGCCCCTATGCCAGCGGCCACTTCAGCGTGCGCGATGACCTTGTGGCCTTCAGTCATAGCGACAGCCAGCGACCGGCTGAGCTGGCACTGCTCGAGGGTAAAAAACAACGGCTGTTAACGCAGCTCAACGACGATTTTCTCGCCCGGGTCAGCACCGGCAAGGCCGAGAGCTTTACCGTAAAATCCAGCGTTGACGGCTTGCCGATTCAGGGCTGGATTGTCTACCCACCGACATTTGATGCCAGTAAAAAATACCCGCTCATGCTGGAAATTCACGGCGGCCCCGTAGCCAACTATGGCCCGCGTTTCGCCGCCGAAATGCAATTATTTGCAGCGGCCGGCTATGTGGTGGTGTACCTGAACCCCCGCGGGAGCGATTCCTATGGACCTGAGTTTGTAAACCAGATTCACCACAATTACCCGTCGCACGATTACGATGATCTGATGGACGGTGTGGACGCAGTGATTGCGCGCGGTTTTATCGACGAGAAAAAATTGTTCGTCACCGGTGGCAGCGGCGGCGGCGTCCTCACCGCCTGGATCGTTGGCCACACCGATCGCTTTGCTGCCGCGGTGGCGGCCAAGCCCGTGATCAACTGGTTCAGTTTCACGCTCACCGCCGACTTCTATCCCTACTTCACCCGCTACTGGTTCGCGAAAAAACCCTGGGAAGATATCGCGCATTATATGGCGCGCTCACCCATCAGCCATGTGGGCAAAGTAAAAACCCCCACCATGTTGCTCACCGGCGAAGCTGACTACCGCACGCCCATGTCGGAAACCGAGCAGTATTATCAGGCACTTAAACTCGCCGGCGTCGACACCGCCATGGTGCGCATTCCCGAAGCCGGCCACAGCATCGCTGCCCGGCCATCCAACCTGATGAACAAGGTGGCGTATATTTTGTGGTGGTTTGAACAATATGGCGGGCCCAACTTTGGTTCTGACAAGCCAGACACAGAAACTACCGCAAACTGA
- a CDS encoding class I SAM-dependent methyltransferase, with translation MELAQAPGFDINTVKGFLADDEGEGLYQLALTASQMGPCLEVGSYCGKSTVYLGAACQHNGQTLFAVDHHRGSEEHQLGEEYHDPDLYDAKVEKMDSFRVFRDTLNRAQLEDTVVPLVAASPVAGRHWATPLALVFIDGGHAYETALDDYRTWAGHVIKGGLLLIHDIFPNPADGGQAPYDIYKLALASGLFEALPMINTLGVLRRL, from the coding sequence ATGGAGTTAGCACAGGCCCCCGGTTTCGATATCAACACTGTCAAAGGTTTTCTGGCCGACGATGAAGGCGAAGGCCTGTATCAGTTGGCGCTGACGGCGAGCCAGATGGGGCCCTGTTTAGAGGTGGGCAGCTATTGCGGCAAGTCCACCGTGTATCTGGGTGCAGCCTGTCAGCACAATGGCCAGACCTTATTTGCGGTGGATCATCATCGGGGCTCGGAAGAGCATCAGCTGGGCGAGGAATATCACGACCCGGATTTGTACGATGCCAAGGTGGAAAAAATGGACTCCTTCCGCGTGTTCCGCGACACCCTCAATCGCGCGCAGTTGGAAGATACCGTGGTGCCCCTGGTGGCGGCATCACCGGTGGCGGGCCGGCATTGGGCCACACCGCTGGCGCTGGTGTTTATCGATGGCGGCCACGCTTATGAAACCGCGCTTGATGATTACCGCACCTGGGCCGGCCACGTGATCAAAGGTGGTTTGCTGCTGATTCACGATATCTTTCCCAACCCCGCCGATGGCGGTCAGGCACCCTACGATATTTACAAGCTGGCGTTGGCGTCAGGACTGTTTGAAGCCCTGCCGATGATCAACACGCTCGGTGTTTTGCGCAGGCTCTGA
- a CDS encoding terpene cyclase/mutase family protein: MTSLLLQKGRFPRTLLEPTVRYILAQQFDDGLIPWYRGDKADPWDHVEAAMGLSIAGETQAAEKAYDWLAHHQLPDGSWWNHYDANSQPLCREKRETNFVAYVATGIWHHFLVTGDKPFLKKHFAMVQSAVDFVLRFQSSHGEIDWAVNEQGKGLGDALITANSSIAKSLECAVNIAATLGETCAHWRRARNKVVDALRNKPERFDRTWESKSRYSMDWFYPVLTGVYQGEEARERIDARWHTFVEKELGCRCVSDEPWVTIAESCELTMALLAIDDHARAVNVYSWLHQFLDPADGGYWMGWQFREQCVWPEEKTTWTSGAILLAADALTGHTGAARLFTESVLLPPAVAGNQIGSEPAQNTERVDHRQGFKQS, from the coding sequence GTGACCTCACTGCTGTTACAAAAAGGTCGCTTCCCGCGCACATTGCTGGAACCCACCGTGCGCTACATTCTGGCGCAACAATTCGATGACGGCCTGATTCCCTGGTACCGCGGCGACAAAGCCGACCCCTGGGACCACGTGGAAGCGGCCATGGGGCTTTCCATCGCCGGCGAAACTCAGGCCGCCGAAAAAGCCTACGACTGGCTTGCGCACCATCAACTGCCCGACGGCAGCTGGTGGAATCACTACGATGCCAACAGCCAACCCCTGTGCCGGGAAAAACGCGAAACCAATTTTGTCGCCTATGTGGCCACCGGTATCTGGCACCATTTTTTGGTCACCGGTGACAAGCCGTTTCTGAAAAAACATTTTGCCATGGTGCAAAGCGCCGTGGATTTTGTGTTGCGCTTTCAAAGCAGTCACGGCGAAATTGACTGGGCGGTAAACGAGCAGGGCAAGGGCCTGGGCGATGCGCTGATCACCGCCAACAGCTCCATTGCCAAAAGCCTGGAATGCGCGGTGAACATTGCCGCCACCCTGGGCGAAACCTGTGCCCACTGGCGTCGCGCGCGCAACAAAGTGGTGGATGCCCTGCGCAATAAACCCGAGCGATTCGACCGCACCTGGGAGTCCAAATCACGCTATTCCATGGATTGGTTTTACCCTGTACTCACCGGGGTTTATCAGGGCGAAGAAGCGCGCGAGCGCATCGACGCGCGCTGGCACACGTTCGTGGAAAAAGAATTGGGCTGCCGCTGCGTGAGCGACGAACCCTGGGTCACCATTGCCGAAAGTTGCGAACTGACCATGGCGCTGCTGGCCATCGATGATCACGCGCGCGCGGTCAATGTCTACAGCTGGCTGCACCAGTTCCTCGACCCGGCCGATGGCGGCTATTGGATGGGCTGGCAGTTCCGCGAGCAATGCGTATGGCCGGAAGAAAAAACCACCTGGACCAGCGGTGCAATTTTATTGGCGGCCGATGCCCTGACCGGCCACACGGGCGCCGCCAGATTGTTTACCGAATCGGTGCTGTTGCCGCCGGCCGTGGCGGGAAATCAAATCGGATCAGAGCCTGCGCAAAACACCGAGCGTGTTGATCATCGGCAGGGCTTCAAACAGTCCTGA
- a CDS encoding class I SAM-dependent methyltransferase, with translation MLTVDFRHFPLTPGDKLLDLGCGEGRHAINAYIAGEVDVFGVDLSLKDLATTRERQQPFAVNDGKRSFHLQCANALQLPFADHSFDKIICSEVLEHLPDYQGALKEIQRVLKPGGTLAISVPRAWPEKICWHFSSEYHQVEGGHVRIFNAGSLDKEIQQQGFSRYKKHWAHALHSPYWWLKCMLWDTQEQSRLIRLYHKLLVWDLMQKPWITQTLEKLLNPIMGKSVVFYYHAGRKP, from the coding sequence GTGCTCACGGTTGATTTCAGACACTTCCCTTTAACGCCCGGCGACAAACTGCTCGACCTGGGTTGCGGTGAAGGCCGCCATGCCATCAATGCCTACATTGCCGGCGAAGTGGATGTATTCGGCGTGGACCTGTCGCTCAAGGACCTAGCCACCACGCGCGAACGTCAACAACCCTTTGCAGTAAACGACGGCAAGCGCAGCTTTCATCTCCAGTGCGCCAACGCGCTGCAGTTGCCCTTTGCCGATCACAGTTTCGACAAAATCATCTGTTCGGAAGTGCTGGAACACCTGCCCGACTATCAGGGCGCACTGAAGGAAATCCAGCGCGTACTGAAACCGGGCGGCACCCTTGCCATCAGCGTGCCGCGCGCCTGGCCGGAAAAAATCTGCTGGCATTTTTCCAGCGAGTACCACCAAGTGGAAGGCGGCCACGTACGTATTTTCAACGCCGGCTCGCTCGATAAAGAAATCCAGCAACAGGGCTTTTCGCGCTACAAAAAACATTGGGCGCACGCCCTGCACTCACCTTACTGGTGGCTCAAGTGCATGCTGTGGGACACACAGGAACAGTCGCGCCTGATCCGGCTGTACCACAAGTTACTGGTGTGGGACCTGATGCAGAAACCCTGGATTACCCAAACGTTGGAAAAACTGCTGAACCCGATTATGGGCAAAAGCGTTGTGTTTTATTATCACGCCGGGAGAAAACCGTGA
- a CDS encoding glycosyltransferase family 4 protein has protein sequence MNALTQVLDQHARPLAADGKPALRICLLGYRSHPFVGGQGIYLHYLSKALLAYGHQVDVISGPPYPELVDGVRLIKMPSLDLFSVEEPFKALKLSHLKSYTDTFEWWSKITGGFAEPYTFGRRVAKYLKRHGHQYDLVHDNQCLAWGLLDIQNRGLPVVATVHHPITRDLELKLAAEDNWGMRLLIKRWHSFLKMQKKVVQQLDHVVTVSEQSRADIAQCFDRASDRIDLIHNGIDTHVFKPDPQAIKKPFSLITTASADQPLKGLRYLLEAMHQLRPHYPDISLTVIGKLHAGGETEQRLKALSLTDAVEFVSGISTEALVARYNAAEIAVVPSLYEGFGLPAGEAMACGLPLVATDGGAIPEVVGDAALSVPAGDANALAQAISQLIDKPAWRQMLAEKARARIESTFSWQKVAEQLTHYYRNNVVAPAPEAQRAHG, from the coding sequence ATGAATGCACTGACTCAGGTCCTGGACCAACACGCCCGCCCGCTCGCCGCCGACGGCAAACCTGCTTTGCGCATTTGCCTGCTGGGCTACCGCAGCCATCCGTTTGTGGGCGGCCAGGGCATTTACCTGCATTACCTGAGCAAAGCATTGCTGGCTTATGGGCATCAGGTGGATGTGATTTCCGGCCCACCTTACCCCGAACTGGTGGACGGTGTGCGGCTGATCAAAATGCCCAGTCTGGACTTATTTTCGGTAGAAGAACCTTTCAAGGCACTGAAACTCAGCCACCTGAAAAGCTATACCGACACCTTTGAATGGTGGTCAAAAATCACCGGCGGCTTTGCCGAGCCCTATACGTTTGGCCGCCGGGTGGCCAAATACCTGAAGCGCCACGGCCACCAGTATGACCTGGTGCACGACAATCAATGCCTGGCCTGGGGCCTGCTCGATATTCAGAATCGCGGCCTGCCGGTGGTGGCCACGGTGCACCATCCCATCACCCGCGATCTGGAATTGAAGCTGGCCGCCGAAGACAACTGGGGCATGCGCCTGCTGATCAAACGCTGGCACTCCTTTCTGAAAATGCAGAAAAAAGTGGTGCAACAACTGGATCACGTGGTGACCGTATCGGAGCAATCCCGCGCGGATATTGCCCAGTGTTTTGACCGCGCCTCCGATCGCATCGACCTGATTCACAATGGCATCGACACGCACGTGTTCAAGCCCGATCCACAGGCAATAAAAAAACCTTTCAGCCTGATTACCACTGCCTCGGCCGATCAGCCACTCAAAGGCCTGCGCTATTTACTGGAAGCCATGCACCAATTGCGGCCGCACTACCCGGACATATCGCTCACGGTCATTGGCAAATTGCACGCCGGCGGCGAAACCGAACAGCGACTGAAAGCCCTGTCGCTTACCGATGCGGTGGAATTTGTGTCCGGTATCAGCACCGAAGCGTTAGTGGCGCGCTACAACGCCGCCGAAATCGCTGTTGTGCCGTCACTGTATGAAGGTTTCGGGTTACCCGCCGGCGAAGCCATGGCCTGCGGTTTACCGCTGGTGGCCACCGATGGCGGCGCCATTCCCGAAGTGGTGGGCGACGCCGCACTGTCGGTGCCCGCCGGCGATGCCAACGCCTTGGCACAAGCGATTTCCCAATTGATCGATAAGCCCGCCTGGCGTCAGATGCTGGCAGAGAAAGCCCGCGCGCGCATTGAAAGCACCTTCAGTTGGCAGAAAGTGGCCGAGCAACTGACCCATTACTATCGCAACAACGTGGTCGCACCTGCGCCGGAGGCCCAGCGTGCTCACGGTTGA